From one Lotus japonicus ecotype B-129 chromosome 3, LjGifu_v1.2 genomic stretch:
- the LOC130744503 gene encoding secreted RxLR effector protein 161-like: MVGSLRYICHTRPEISFSVGVVSRFMSDPRQSHLLAIKKIMRYLRGTLDLGILFPHQKSNCNLKLVSYSDSDWCGDIMDRKSTMGNIFLLGDAPVSWCSKKQPVVALSTCEAEYISACFAACQAVWLSSLLEELKAGFGSKIEFLVDNKSAIDLAKNLVSHGRSKHIETKFHYLRQQVDSGKIKIEYCPTDSQLADILTKGLKIEKFKEMRRLIGVTSLTELKT, translated from the coding sequence ATGGTGGGAAGCCTTAGATACATTTGTCACACAAGACCTGAAATCTCATTCAGTGTAGGTGTGGTTAGCAGGTTCATGAGTGACCCTAGACAGTCACACCTGTTAGCCATCAAGAAGATTATGAGGTATTTGAGAGGTACTCTAGACCTTGGTATTCTATTTCCTCATCAGAAGAGTAATTGCAATCTGAAGCTGGTATCTTATTCAGATTCTGATTGGTGTGGTGACATCATGGACAGAAAGAGTACAATGGGAAACATTTTCCTTCTTGGTGATGCACCAGTGTCCTGGTGTAGTAAGAAACAGCCTGTGGTAGCCTTGTCTACATGTGAAGCTGAATATATTTCAGCTTGTTTTGCTGCTTGCCAAGCAGTTTGGTTATCATCCTTGTTAGAAGAATTGAAGGCTGGTTTTGGAAGTAAGATTGAGTTTCTGGTAGACAACAAATCTGCAATAGATTTGGCTAAAAATCTTGTGTCACACGGCAGGAGCAAACATATAGAAACCAAATTTCATTACTTGAGACAGCAAGTAGATTCTGGAAAGATCAAGATTGAGTACTGTCCAACTGATTCACAACTTGCTGATATACTAACCAAGGGACTGAAGATTGAAAAGTTCAAAGAAATGAGAAGACTTATTGGAGTTACAAGCCTGACTGAATTGAAGACatag
- the LOC130745259 gene encoding uncharacterized protein LOC130745259 gives MAAEQVLGLLDSFWFETTILSIKTPLTFHPKVDPISQTKVEEVLPLDKKLLPAPTLEIRSHSDQNLGTTSCFLCDSPPQYKLRTIPSGREIRDFSKGSSCENYEKEGINTRIKQRHGHGRRGSTSNKGKNTSRSLTELEFKELKGFMDLGFVFSEEDKNSGLVSLIPGLHRLGSREDAGEGDDDDEEQEENIDETVISDHKPYLSEAWDVLYRRRGRRNPLLDWRVPDSGSEIDMKHSLRFWAHSVASIVR, from the coding sequence ATGGCTGCAGAACAAGTTCTGGGGTTGCTAGATTCCTTCTGGTTTGAGACTACAATTCTTTCAATCAAAACCCCTTTAACGTTTCATCCAAAGGTGGATCCAATCTCTCAGACCAAGGTAGAGGAAGTGCTTCCTTTAGATAAAAAGCTTCTACCAGCTCCAACACTTGAAATCAGGTCCCATAGTGACCAAAACTTGGGCACCACATCATGCTTTCTCTGTGATTCCCCACCACAATATAAGCTGAGGACAATCCCTTCTGGGAGGGAAATCAGAGACTTCTCAAAAGGGAGTAGTTGTGAAAATTATGAAAAGGAAGGCATAAACACTAGGATAAAACAAAGGCATGGTCATGGAAGAAGAGGTAGCACTAGCAACAAAGGGAAAAACACCAGCAGGAGCTTGACAGAGCTTGAGTTCAAGGAGCTGAAAGGGTTTATGGATTTGGGCTTTGTGTTTTCTGAGGAGGACAAGAACTCAGGGTTGGTTTCTTTGATTCCTGGGTTGCATAGGCTGGGAAGCAGAGAAGATGCAGgggaaggtgatgatgatgatgaagaacaagaagaaaacaTTGATGAAACTGTGATTTCTGATCATAAGCCTTATCTATCTGAGGCTTGGGATGTTTTATACAGAAGACGAGGGAGAAGAAATCCATTACTGGATTGGAGGGTACCAGATAGTGGTAGTGAGATTGACATGAAACACAGTCTTAGGTTCTGGGCCCACTCAGTTGCATCCATTGTTAGATAA
- the LOC130749018 gene encoding uncharacterized protein LOC130749018, whose protein sequence is LTTLLSCQNRNHDVWNTNNYQQNQLGGSTQWQHQTQCSQPIQLDNSIHAFQPNQVNEENHCTTSNPLHILEPPHLMKINLEHQISPIASPFNYQNPMQNLLRYNGGFTSNRKQLEPSSATQSFSSLFSNSEGILNFNLSSLLSSRSSSSSPSTLNSSSSTIFVKGTKEDERDTYGSNMFMYTISNGLNDSGLL, encoded by the coding sequence CTCACCACTCTTCTATCATGTCAAAATAGAAATCATGATGTTTGGAATACTAATAATTACCAGCAAAATCAACTTGGTGGGAGCACACAATGGCAGCATCAAACACAATGCTCCCAACCAATTCAGCTTGATAATTCTATCCATGCCTTCCAACCAAACCAGGTCAATGAAGAAAACCATTGTACTACATCTAATCCATTGCATATATTGGAACCACCCCATCTCATGAAAATAAACTTAGagcatcaaatctctccaattGCTAGTCCTTTTAACTATCAAAACCCAATGCAAAATTTGTTGCGGTACAATGGAGGTTTCACATCGAATCGAAAACAGCTTGAACCATCATCAGCTACACAATCTTTCTCTTCGCTTTTCAGTAACAGCGAGGGAATTCTGAACTTCAATTTAAGCTCACTTTTATCTTCCAGGTCTTCATCTTCTAGCCCTAGTACCTTGAATTCATCATCTTCCACAATATTTGTCAAAGGAACCAAAGAAGATGAAAGAGACACTTACGGCAGCAACATGTTCATGTATACCATTTCAAATGGCTTGAATGACTCTGGACTTTTGTGA